A region from the Cydia fagiglandana chromosome 23, ilCydFagi1.1, whole genome shotgun sequence genome encodes:
- the LOC134676002 gene encoding protein lines, producing MVLRGHLDCKTQSNEGMASDQPVKKKQRIDAPDIDDGSDRSAEEITDIFDSETSPAEPSDDFPRNGESPDSGTVSEDAVDCSTILRLPSEEIIPSCSSTTQQWTVADDKLLAELRILQENLVGQCLCTVEEHKVSQMFDRRLHIVSWPLTCSLTYLSTMQLMFDIYLKQNNTGTICSKLMQACDMLVRNRNDWITEVVELADHKSKFITFVASRVLASFLIVAKDTVDENWLQQIAENIYLFDRINRITVQKINFSLDIIKRIVEWKDVEQHPLEDSNYINSVGNMHVQEDNPFRSSVGYSTSQMPSSSHGDNLHNEFSNLQTHGAASTSSDEKPAETKPATFKLHEPVLKFPMDQQVSGIEQPESPEPPASRMERVNENGCVTVILTDSESFDTSHIKCLTIKTLEQHWPVLVKNMKLLLLRYLNLANAENCILTFFSLWENIISVKANLSVIDTKPFYADLQGFVDLLRNTILPSMVYTHLLSLFNEVLCYGSTLALQDILPEEICCLAHSIVRFVKDFRLLNDVRVRNSRSGFGFLGNECTVLRDYSLGPTVTPLSASIQLVDQSYGDDDNDDSNQSNTEVDKTMLQRMSLLVLKSIAVTVKEMRCDSSDSSIDSSDYNAIQDMQIVERSIRDVLKKLDVFIRNTMEFHPETPFTKMLIHLFSEQDDYLIESMVCTLDITVGIVYRNSMYPDLIPMLNPIASFIEFLKVVSHDSDVLLDYLVSNETCFLLYLLRFLKYVRRNWPKFIETCQHTDSAGSRGLDDTMRVLIRLRLQISRLVSRSLFPYNISPVLRLLEVCESLYEGNELS from the coding sequence ATGGTTTTGCGAGGGCACTTGGATTGCAAAACGCAATCAAATGAAGGTATGGCTTCCGATCAGCCCGTTAAGAAGAAGCAGCGTATAGACGCGCCCGACATTGACGATGGCAGCGACAGGTCGGCCGAAGAGATCACTGATATATTTGACTCGGAAACGTCTCCAGCGGAGCCATCAGACGACTTTCCTCGAAATGGTGAGTCTCCCGACAGCGGAACCGTTAGTGAGGACGCCGTGGACTGCTCAACGATCCTCCGGCTTCCTAGTGAAGAAATAATACCATCCTGTTCAAGTACAACCCAGCAATGGACAGTGGCTGACGACAAACTACTTGCTGAGCTAAGAATTCTACAAGAAAACCTTGTAGGTCAGTGTCTTTGCACGGTAGAAGAACACAAAGTCTCACAAATGTTTGATAGACGGCTACACATTGTATCATGGCCGTTAACATGCTCATTGACTTATTTATCCACAATGCAGCTAATGTTTGACatctatttaaaacaaaataatactgGCACAATATGTTCAAAGTTAATGCAAGCTTGCGACATGCTTGTGAGGAACAGGAATGATTGGATTACAGAAGTTGTAGAACTTGCTGACCATAAAAGCAAATTCATTACATTTGTGGCCAGTAGAGTGTTAGCAAGCTTTCTCATAGTCGCTAAAGACACTGTTGATGAGAACTGGCTCCAACAAATTGCTGAAAACATCTACCTTTTTGATAGAATAAATAGAATAACAGTACAAAAGATTAACTTTAGTCTTGATATTATTAAAAGGATAGTTGAATGGAAGGATGTGGAACAGCATCCATTGGAAGATAGCAATTACATCAACTCGGTGGGCAATATGCATGTTCAGGAAGACAATCCGTTCAGGAGTAGTGTTGGTTACAGTACAAGTCAGATGCCATCCAGCTCCCATGGAGACAATTTGCATAATGAGTTTTCGAATCTTCAAACACATGGTGCAGCCTCGACATCCTCGGATGAAAAGCCTGCTGAAACCAAGCCGGCTACATTCAAACTTCACGAGCCAGTGCTAAAGTTTCCTATGGACCAGCAAGTTAGTGGGATAGAGCAGCCGGAATCCCCTGAGCCTCCAGCGTCTAGAATGGAACGGGTCAATGAGAATGGATGTGTAACAGTCATACTGACAGACTCGGAGTCATTTGACACTTCACACATCAAATGCTTGACCATAAAGACGTTAGAGCAGCACTGGCCTGTCCTAGTTAAGAACATGAAGCTCCTACTCCTCCGGTACCTGAATTTAGCGAATGCTGAAAACTGTATACTAACATTTTTCTCACTATGGGAGAATATTATTAGTGTAAAAGCCAACCTCTCAGTGATAGACACTAAGCCATTTTACGCTGATTTACAGGGTTTTGTAGATTTGTTAAGGAACACCATTCTCCCGAGCATGGTGTACACGCATTTATTAAGTTTGTTTAACGAAGTTTTATGCTATGGCTCCACATTGGCGCTACAAGACATTTTGCCTGAAGAGATATGTTGTTTAGCGCACTCTATTGTCAGATTCGTGAAAGATTTCAGGCTTCTCAATGATGTAAGAGTCCGGAACAGTAGAAGTGGTTTTGGCTTCCTAGGGAATGAATGCACTGTTCTCAGGGACTACTCTCTAGGTCCCACAGTTACGCCACTTTCAGCCTCTATACAATTGGTAGATCAAAGCTATGGAGATGATGATAACGATGATTCCAACCAGTCTAACACTGAAGTAGACAAAACTATGTTACAAAGAATGTCACTATTAGTTCTAAAATCCATAGCAGTAACGGTTAAAGAGATGAGATGCGATTCCTCAGACAGTTCTATTGATTCTTCCGATTATAATGCCATACAAGACATGCAAATAGTAGAAAGATCTATACGCGACGTCTTGAAAAAACTGGATGTTTTCATTAGAAACACTATGGAATTCCACCCAGAGACTCCTTTTACTAAAATGCTGATACACTTATTTAGTGAACAGGATGACTATTTAATTGAATCCATGGTGTGCACTTTGGATATAACAGTTGGTATTGTGTACAGAAACTCTATGTATCCCGATTTAATACCTATGCTGAACCCAATAGCTTCTTTTATAGAATTCTTGAAAGTAGTTTCGCATGATAGTGATGTGTTACTAGACTATTTGGTCAGCAATGAGACGTGTTTCTTGCTATATTTGCTTCGGTTTCTCAAATACGTTAGGCGTAACTGGCCGAAGTTTATCGAAACGTGTCAGCACACTGACTCGGCGGGCAGCAGAGGCCTGGACGACACTATGCGGGTTTTAATACGGCTTAGACTGCAGATCAGTAGACTGGTATCACGATCTTTGTTCCCGTATAATATCAGTCCAGTGTTGAGACTGTTGGAGGTGTGTGAGAGTCTTTATGAAGGGAATGAATTGAGCTGA